One segment of Mycolicibacterium baixiangningiae DNA contains the following:
- a CDS encoding mannitol dehydrogenase family protein: MLPLHAKALTLPTYDRSTITPGIVHIGVGGFHRAHQAVYLDDLAAKGVSSSWGVVGVGMHNRQMKDALLAQDCLYTVVERSADREIGRVIGSMCHYLFAPEESRQVVAALADERTRIVSLTITGDGYHLRSDTKEFDDQAPEVTADLAGSNQSFSTVWAYLAEALDQRRREGRPPFSVMSCDNVADNGRAARTALVSFAALRDASLARWIEQNVAFPATMVDRITPKTTAHDRNGIEQAFGVADRWPVVTESFSQWVMEDTFCAGRPALEEVGVELVSDVAPHKLVKSRLLNGSHCALGYLGLLAGYQKSQQAMRDPVIYQYVEQLMREEVAALLPAIAGLDVQQYQETLLERLANPHVSDQLSRLAARGSTKMPSYLLPSLVEARAQGRPHALLTLALAAWMRYLRGYDFTGRPLRIEDPRAQQLTTIAKVAQNNPQPLLDGFDIFAELRGDRQFAESLGRSMRDLDRLGVKGALGRALSGADTTTATG, translated from the coding sequence ATGCTTCCGCTGCATGCGAAGGCGCTCACACTGCCCACCTACGACCGGTCCACCATCACTCCGGGAATCGTCCACATCGGTGTCGGCGGTTTCCACCGCGCTCACCAGGCCGTCTACCTCGACGATCTCGCAGCGAAAGGTGTGTCGAGCAGTTGGGGTGTGGTCGGTGTCGGGATGCACAATCGCCAGATGAAGGACGCGCTGCTCGCCCAGGACTGCCTCTACACCGTGGTCGAGCGCAGCGCCGATCGCGAGATCGGCCGCGTCATCGGCTCGATGTGCCATTACCTTTTCGCACCCGAAGAGAGTCGGCAGGTGGTCGCGGCTCTGGCCGATGAGCGCACCCGTATCGTCAGCCTGACCATCACCGGGGACGGGTATCACCTGCGCTCCGACACCAAAGAGTTCGATGATCAAGCTCCCGAGGTGACCGCGGACCTCGCCGGCAGCAACCAGAGCTTCTCGACCGTGTGGGCGTATCTGGCCGAGGCGCTCGATCAGCGCCGTCGAGAGGGCAGGCCACCGTTCTCGGTGATGTCCTGTGACAACGTCGCGGACAACGGGCGTGCCGCGCGTACGGCATTGGTGTCGTTCGCGGCGCTGCGGGACGCGTCACTGGCCCGGTGGATCGAACAGAACGTCGCCTTCCCTGCGACGATGGTCGACAGGATCACGCCGAAGACCACCGCGCACGACCGAAACGGCATCGAACAAGCCTTCGGAGTGGCCGACCGTTGGCCGGTGGTGACCGAGTCCTTCAGCCAATGGGTCATGGAGGACACGTTCTGCGCCGGGCGCCCCGCGTTGGAGGAGGTCGGCGTGGAACTCGTGTCCGACGTGGCTCCGCACAAACTCGTGAAGAGTCGACTGCTCAATGGAAGTCATTGCGCGCTAGGCTATCTCGGCCTTCTCGCCGGCTATCAGAAGTCGCAACAGGCGATGCGTGACCCGGTCATCTATCAATACGTCGAGCAACTCATGCGCGAGGAGGTGGCGGCGCTTCTCCCCGCGATCGCGGGGCTCGACGTCCAGCAGTACCAGGAAACGCTTCTCGAAAGACTGGCCAATCCGCATGTCAGCGACCAACTCTCGCGCTTGGCCGCCCGAGGATCGACGAAGATGCCGTCCTACCTGCTGCCGTCGCTCGTGGAGGCGCGTGCCCAAGGCCGTCCGCACGCGCTGCTGACCCTGGCGCTCGCCGCCTGGATGCGTTACCTACGCGGATACGACTTCACCGGTCGCCCCCTGCGCATCGAAGACCCGCGCGCGCAGCAGCTGACGACGATCGCGAAAGTGGCGCAGAACAATCCGCAACCGCTGCTGGACGGTTTTGACATATTCGCCGAGCTCCGCGGCGACCGTCAGTTCGCCGAAAGTCTCGGGAGGTCGATGCGCGACCTTGACCGTCTCGGGGTGAAGGGTGCACTGGGCCGCGCTCTCTCCGGCGCGGATACCACGACGGCAACCGGTTAA
- a CDS encoding HAD family hydrolase, whose protein sequence is MQQFSHIDAGAVRVLLCDADGNLFPSEEPAFDASVGVTNRFLQRFGLPGNRTADQLRKETTGKNFRTTAVELAVAGGVPLEAPLAVGRPGAVVASQDEVDSGAALTGRELEQWVREEKDVVTAHLGATLVPDPDVLGPLESLSRHFALAAVSSSASPRLDASFRATGLASLIPADVRFSAEDSLPVPTSKPDPAVYLFAADALGIGKSQGLAIEDAVAGAQSAVAAGFVTVGNVMFVPPEERVDRSIELRQAGVSAVIDSWRDLCDVLIPAAPVTAGKRVAAEPSR, encoded by the coding sequence TTGCAGCAGTTCAGCCATATCGATGCCGGCGCCGTCCGAGTCCTGCTGTGCGACGCGGACGGGAACCTGTTCCCGTCGGAGGAGCCGGCTTTCGACGCATCGGTGGGGGTGACGAACCGATTCCTGCAGCGCTTCGGCCTGCCCGGGAACCGCACCGCGGATCAACTCCGCAAGGAAACCACCGGCAAGAATTTCCGGACGACGGCGGTGGAACTCGCGGTGGCCGGCGGTGTGCCCCTGGAAGCGCCGCTGGCGGTGGGTCGTCCGGGTGCGGTCGTCGCATCACAGGACGAGGTCGACAGCGGCGCGGCGCTCACCGGCCGGGAGCTCGAGCAGTGGGTGCGGGAGGAGAAAGACGTCGTCACCGCCCACCTCGGTGCCACCCTGGTTCCCGACCCGGACGTGCTCGGCCCCCTCGAGAGCCTGAGCCGGCATTTCGCGCTGGCGGCCGTGAGTTCGAGCGCCTCGCCGCGGTTGGATGCGTCCTTCCGCGCCACGGGGCTGGCCTCGCTCATACCGGCGGATGTGCGGTTCAGCGCGGAAGATTCGCTGCCCGTTCCCACCAGCAAGCCCGACCCGGCCGTGTACCTGTTCGCCGCCGACGCGCTGGGCATCGGGAAGAGCCAAGGCCTGGCGATCGAGGATGCCGTCGCCGGAGCGCAGTCCGCGGTAGCGGCGGGTTTCGTCACCGTCGGCAACGTGATGTTCGTGCCGCCCGAGGAGCGAGTCGACCGATCGATCGAGTTGCGTCAGGCGGGGGTCTCTGCCGTCATCGATTCATGGCGTGACCTGTGCGACGTCCTCATTCCCGCCGCCCCTGTGACGGCCGGGAAGAGGGTCGCGGCCGAACCCTCCCGATAG
- a CDS encoding VOC family protein produces MTVTDLEASIAWYQRVFRTERLDITIPHYGREETGYAVLLPEPRSGLIFGLHTNIGNGGEPFDEARTGLDHVSFGVAGRAALLAWTEWLDELGVPHTGVVDETQPISYSTVVFRDPDNIQLELIAMN; encoded by the coding sequence TTGACGGTGACCGACCTCGAGGCGAGCATCGCGTGGTATCAGCGGGTGTTCCGAACGGAGCGGTTGGACATCACCATCCCGCACTACGGGCGGGAAGAGACGGGTTACGCCGTGCTGCTGCCGGAGCCTCGGTCGGGCCTGATCTTCGGGCTGCACACCAACATCGGCAACGGCGGCGAGCCGTTCGACGAGGCGCGGACGGGGTTGGATCATGTGTCATTCGGAGTGGCGGGCCGCGCGGCACTGCTGGCCTGGACCGAGTGGCTCGACGAACTCGGCGTTCCCCACACGGGCGTCGTCGATGAGACTCAGCCGATCTCCTACTCGACCGTGGTGTTCCGGGACCCCGACAACATCCAGCTCGAACTCATCGCGATGAACTGA
- a CDS encoding DUF1460 domain-containing protein encodes MAGRSDEILQKLLSARNSAAGEELSTRSEAVSRQFLGVQYRANTLIGSAEHPEELVVELEGVDCFTYADYVEALKRSDDREQFIDSLIEVRYKDGVVGFRNRKHFFTDWSAATPAIATDVTAELSAKSVAVTKHLNRKDSGGMYLPGLPEVSRQVAFIPGADVDDTVVEALRTGDYIGAYADDGGLDVTHVGIFVDTPDGPVIRNASSLRANNKVVDEPLFDYVRTIPGIVVLRPTQ; translated from the coding sequence ATGGCCGGGCGCAGCGACGAGATTCTCCAGAAGTTGCTGAGCGCTCGGAATTCCGCGGCGGGCGAAGAGCTTTCGACGAGATCGGAAGCGGTGTCGCGGCAGTTCCTCGGAGTGCAGTACCGGGCGAACACCCTCATCGGGTCCGCGGAACACCCCGAGGAGCTCGTCGTCGAACTGGAGGGGGTGGACTGTTTCACCTACGCCGACTACGTCGAGGCGCTGAAACGCTCCGATGATCGTGAGCAGTTCATCGACAGCCTGATCGAGGTCCGGTACAAGGACGGTGTCGTCGGATTCCGGAACCGGAAGCACTTCTTCACCGACTGGTCCGCGGCGACGCCGGCGATCGCAACGGACGTGACCGCCGAGCTCAGCGCGAAATCGGTTGCGGTGACGAAACATCTGAACCGGAAGGACTCCGGCGGGATGTACCTGCCCGGCCTTCCCGAGGTGTCACGCCAGGTCGCCTTCATTCCGGGTGCGGACGTCGACGACACCGTCGTGGAGGCCCTGCGCACCGGTGACTACATCGGGGCGTATGCCGACGACGGCGGCCTCGACGTCACCCACGTCGGTATCTTCGTCGACACCCCCGACGGGCCGGTCATCCGGAACGCCTCGTCGCTGCGGGCGAACAACAAGGTGGTCGATGAACCGTTGTTCGACTATGTCCGTACCATTCCGGGGATCGTGGTGCTGCGTCCGACGCAGTGA
- a CDS encoding Rv1733c family protein: protein MTAAPPTEETFEIRLPRWPLLLRLFNRAPLVRPTDRIEALVVGLAVVVALLALPVAAAIGTAVYDSRSHHYAEQTLTSHSVTATITEVPDSPPLSRTGLIAVPVQWWDAGTRHTGIAQAPASVAVGDPVDLWVDADGVRAFAPTPTTRAAVEGVAAAVGIWVSVAAGAAIVATIVQLACDRIRFTAWQDDLDSLVGNDGGHTTRRS, encoded by the coding sequence ATGACAGCTGCGCCTCCCACCGAGGAGACCTTCGAGATCCGCCTGCCCCGGTGGCCGCTTCTGCTACGCCTGTTCAACAGGGCGCCTCTGGTCCGCCCCACCGACCGGATCGAGGCCCTCGTGGTGGGGCTGGCCGTCGTGGTGGCGTTGCTCGCCCTGCCCGTCGCCGCCGCCATCGGCACCGCCGTGTACGACTCCCGCAGCCACCACTATGCGGAGCAGACGCTGACCAGCCACAGCGTGACCGCGACGATCACCGAGGTGCCCGACTCCCCACCGCTGTCCCGCACCGGGCTGATCGCGGTCCCGGTGCAGTGGTGGGACGCGGGCACGCGGCACACCGGTATCGCCCAGGCGCCGGCGTCCGTCGCCGTGGGCGACCCCGTGGACCTCTGGGTCGACGCCGACGGTGTGCGGGCCTTCGCGCCGACCCCGACCACCCGCGCGGCCGTCGAGGGGGTCGCGGCCGCCGTCGGCATCTGGGTCAGCGTGGCCGCCGGCGCAGCGATCGTGGCCACCATCGTCCAGCTGGCCTGTGACCGCATCCGGTTCACGGCGTGGCAGGACGACCTCGACAGCCTGGTCGGCAACGACGGGGGCCACACCACGCGCCGCTCCTGA
- a CDS encoding Tex family protein, with product MTSSPTVRSVNARLAEELAVSEGRVAAAVRLLDEGATVPFIARYRKEVTGSLDDAQLRTLEERLTYLRELDDRRAAVLASIDEQGKLTDDLRAALLTADTKSRVEDIYLPFKPKRRTKAQIAREAGLEPLADRLLADPTQVPEQLAAQFLADGVPDAAAALDGARHILIERAAEDADLVGAVREKFWTGGALRTSPRSDDVAKSPAGQKFRDYFEFSEPLENMPSHRVLAVMRGEKEEVLSLNFDGGDDDAYLAMVAQTLGVGMTSAAPATPWLATTVRLAWRVKLMVSAAVAARVRLRQRAEDDAVAVFARNLKDLLLAAPAGTRTTLGLDPGFRTGVKVAVVDGTGKVVDTCAIFPHPPQKQWDQAKATLAALVARHGVELIAVGNGTASRETDALAGELIADIQAAGAKAPVKAMVSEAGASVYSASAYAAHELPSLDVTLRGAVSIARRLQDPLAELVKIEPKSIGVGQYQHDVTPGTLARSLNAVVEDAVNAVGVDLNTASVPLLSRVSGVTDTLAEAIVAHREKTGPFRNRTSLLDVPRLGPKAFEQCAGFLRITGGEDPLDASGVHPEAYPVVRRILDRSGVTLAEIIGNERQLRSLKPAEFADDRFGIPTVSDILAELEKPGRDPRPAFSTATFAAGVEKVADLKAGMVLEGVVTNVAAFGAFVDVGVHQDGLVHVSAMADRFVSDPHEVVRSGQVVRVKVVDVDVDRQRIGLSLRLNDAPQRDKAAPRRDAGPQRPQPKRNPKRDNDRREKAPSGALAQALRDAGFGR from the coding sequence GTGACTTCGAGCCCGACCGTCAGATCTGTAAACGCCCGTCTCGCTGAGGAACTCGCAGTCAGCGAGGGGCGGGTGGCTGCCGCCGTCCGTTTGCTCGACGAAGGCGCCACCGTGCCGTTCATCGCGCGCTACCGCAAGGAGGTCACCGGCAGCCTCGACGACGCCCAGCTGCGCACCCTCGAGGAACGCCTGACCTACCTGCGTGAACTCGACGATCGGCGCGCCGCGGTGCTGGCCTCCATCGACGAACAGGGCAAGCTCACCGACGACCTGCGTGCCGCGCTGCTGACCGCCGACACCAAGTCGCGGGTGGAGGACATCTACCTGCCGTTCAAACCCAAACGGCGCACCAAAGCGCAGATCGCCCGGGAAGCCGGGCTCGAACCCCTCGCGGACCGCCTGCTGGCCGATCCGACGCAGGTTCCCGAGCAGCTGGCGGCGCAGTTCCTCGCCGACGGGGTGCCCGACGCCGCCGCCGCGCTCGACGGGGCACGGCACATCCTCATCGAACGCGCGGCCGAGGACGCCGACCTCGTCGGCGCCGTTCGCGAGAAGTTCTGGACCGGCGGGGCGCTGCGCACCTCACCCCGGTCCGACGACGTCGCGAAGTCCCCGGCAGGGCAGAAGTTCCGCGACTACTTCGAGTTCTCCGAACCGCTGGAGAACATGCCGTCACACCGCGTGCTGGCCGTCATGCGTGGTGAGAAGGAAGAGGTGCTCTCGCTGAACTTCGACGGCGGGGACGACGACGCCTACCTCGCGATGGTGGCGCAGACGCTGGGCGTCGGCATGACATCGGCGGCCCCGGCCACACCGTGGCTGGCCACCACCGTGCGGTTGGCGTGGCGCGTCAAGCTGATGGTGTCCGCCGCCGTCGCCGCGCGCGTACGCCTGCGGCAGCGTGCCGAGGACGATGCCGTCGCGGTGTTCGCCCGCAACCTCAAAGACCTCCTCCTCGCCGCACCGGCGGGCACCCGCACCACCCTCGGGCTCGACCCCGGCTTCCGCACCGGTGTCAAGGTGGCGGTCGTCGACGGCACCGGCAAGGTCGTCGACACCTGTGCGATCTTCCCGCACCCACCGCAGAAGCAGTGGGATCAGGCCAAGGCGACGCTGGCCGCGCTGGTCGCACGCCACGGGGTCGAGCTGATCGCCGTCGGCAACGGCACTGCGTCGCGTGAAACCGACGCACTGGCGGGCGAACTGATCGCCGACATCCAGGCCGCCGGGGCCAAGGCGCCGGTGAAGGCGATGGTCAGCGAAGCGGGCGCGTCGGTGTACTCCGCCTCGGCCTACGCCGCGCACGAACTGCCGAGCCTCGACGTCACGTTGCGAGGTGCGGTGTCCATCGCCCGCCGGTTGCAGGATCCGCTCGCCGAGCTGGTGAAGATCGAGCCGAAGTCCATCGGTGTCGGCCAGTACCAGCACGACGTGACGCCGGGGACGCTTGCGCGCAGCCTCAACGCCGTGGTGGAGGACGCGGTCAACGCCGTCGGTGTCGACCTGAACACGGCCTCGGTGCCGCTGCTGTCGCGGGTGTCCGGGGTCACCGACACCCTCGCCGAGGCGATCGTCGCCCACCGCGAGAAGACGGGTCCGTTCCGCAACCGCACATCGCTGCTCGACGTTCCCAGGCTCGGCCCCAAGGCTTTCGAGCAGTGCGCCGGCTTCCTACGGATCACCGGCGGCGAAGATCCGCTCGACGCGTCCGGTGTACACCCCGAGGCCTACCCGGTGGTGCGGCGCATCCTGGACCGTTCGGGCGTCACGCTGGCCGAGATCATCGGCAACGAACGGCAACTGCGGTCGCTCAAACCGGCCGAGTTCGCCGACGACCGGTTCGGCATCCCGACGGTCAGCGACATCCTCGCCGAACTCGAGAAGCCGGGGCGCGATCCGCGGCCGGCGTTCTCGACGGCGACCTTCGCCGCCGGGGTGGAGAAGGTCGCCGATCTGAAGGCGGGCATGGTCCTCGAAGGGGTGGTCACCAACGTCGCCGCGTTTGGCGCGTTCGTGGACGTGGGGGTGCACCAGGACGGGCTCGTCCACGTCTCCGCGATGGCCGACCGCTTCGTGTCCGACCCGCACGAGGTGGTGCGGTCCGGGCAGGTGGTGCGGGTCAAGGTCGTCGACGTGGATGTGGACCGCCAGCGGATCGGGCTGAGTCTGCGCCTGAACGACGCACCGCAGCGAGACAAGGCCGCGCCGCGCCGCGATGCGGGCCCCCAGCGTCCACAGCCGAAGCGAAATCCCAAGCGCGACAACGACCGTCGCGAGAAGGCACCTTCGGGGGCGCTGGCGCAGGCCCTGCGCGACGCCGGCTTCGGGCGGTAG
- a CDS encoding MMPL/RND family transporter: MPNSHVEAGRRLGPPSEPTVKRAPRTGPAKWIRRLAVPIIIGWILLVAALSFTVPQLEVVSQMRSVSMSPAEAPSVIAMTRAGEVFEEFESDSSVMIVLEGEQRLGDDAHRFYNDMVDRLEADTVHVEHIQDFWGDPLTEAGALSSDGKAAYVQLYLAGNQGEALANESVKAVQNVVTGLSPPPGVDVYVTGGSALAADQQIAGDRSVRVIEMVTFAVIIVVLLIVYRSIATVLLVLGMVLLGLTSARGVVAFLGYHDLIGLSTFATTLLVALAIAAATDYAIFLIGRYQEARTDGEDRESAYYTMFRGTAHVVLGSGMTIAGATFCLTFTRLPYFQSLGIPLAVGMTVAVLVALTLGPAMVTVATRFGLLEPKRAMRIRGWRRLGTAVVRWPGPILLLTIALSLIGLLTLPGYKTNYNDRNYLPGDLPAMEGFAAAERHFSVATMNPELLLVETDHDVRNPADFLVIDKIAKAIFRVEGVGSVQAITRPQGKPLENTTIPAQMSLGGVMQTMTRPYLQGMAETMLTQAGETQKSIDTMTEMIGLMKEMSATTHDLVGKSKELSVKIAELRDSISNFDDFFRPVRNYLYWEPHCYNIPLCWSMRSVFDALDGVNTMTDDFQAIIPNLERLDALLPQLLELMPQTVQTLETSRSMILSMHSTQSGLLEQQAAMDVNSTAMADAFNEAMNDDTFYLPPDIFENEDFKRGMESFISPNGRAIRFIVSHEGDPLTVEGIDRIDAIKTAAKEAVKGTPLEGSRIYIGGTAAAFKDMQEGNNWDLLIAGIAALSLIFIIMLILTRSLVAAAVIVGTVVLSLGASFGLSVLVWQHLVGIELHFMVMAMAVIILLAVGADYNLLLVARLKEEIGAGINTGIIRAMGGTGSVVTAAGLVFAFTMMSMVVSELTVAAQIGTTIGLGLIFDTLVIRAFMTPSIAALLGSWFWWPQRVRQRPATSGSLVRR; this comes from the coding sequence TTGCCCAACTCGCACGTTGAGGCTGGGCGCCGCCTCGGTCCGCCTTCAGAACCCACGGTGAAACGTGCCCCGCGCACCGGTCCCGCGAAGTGGATCCGGCGTCTCGCGGTCCCGATCATCATCGGCTGGATTTTGCTGGTTGCGGCGTTGTCGTTCACGGTGCCGCAGCTCGAGGTGGTCAGCCAGATGCGGTCGGTGTCGATGTCGCCGGCGGAGGCGCCGTCGGTCATCGCGATGACCCGGGCCGGTGAGGTCTTCGAGGAGTTCGAGTCCGACAGCTCGGTCATGATCGTGCTGGAGGGCGAGCAACGGCTCGGCGACGACGCGCACCGCTTCTACAACGACATGGTCGACCGGCTCGAGGCCGACACCGTTCACGTCGAACACATCCAGGACTTCTGGGGGGACCCGCTGACCGAAGCGGGCGCCCTGAGCAGTGACGGCAAGGCCGCCTACGTCCAGCTGTACCTCGCCGGGAACCAGGGTGAGGCGCTGGCGAACGAATCGGTGAAAGCCGTACAGAACGTGGTCACCGGTCTGTCTCCCCCGCCCGGTGTGGATGTGTACGTCACCGGCGGGTCGGCGCTGGCCGCCGATCAGCAGATCGCCGGTGACCGCAGTGTCCGCGTCATCGAGATGGTCACGTTCGCGGTCATCATCGTGGTGCTGCTGATCGTCTACCGGTCCATCGCCACGGTGTTGCTCGTACTGGGCATGGTGCTTCTCGGGTTGACCTCGGCGCGCGGTGTGGTCGCATTCCTGGGCTACCACGACCTGATCGGGCTGTCGACGTTCGCGACCACCCTGCTGGTCGCGCTGGCAATCGCGGCGGCCACCGACTACGCGATCTTCCTGATCGGCCGCTACCAGGAGGCGCGCACCGACGGTGAGGACCGAGAGTCGGCGTACTACACGATGTTCCGGGGCACCGCCCACGTGGTGCTCGGCTCCGGGATGACGATCGCGGGTGCGACGTTCTGCCTGACCTTCACCCGGCTGCCCTACTTCCAGTCGCTGGGCATCCCGCTGGCCGTCGGCATGACCGTCGCGGTGTTGGTCGCCCTCACGCTCGGGCCGGCGATGGTCACGGTGGCCACCCGGTTCGGGTTGCTGGAACCCAAGCGCGCGATGCGGATCCGCGGCTGGCGCCGCCTCGGCACCGCGGTGGTCCGCTGGCCCGGCCCCATCCTGCTGCTGACGATCGCGCTGTCGCTGATCGGGCTGCTCACCCTGCCCGGCTACAAGACCAACTACAACGACCGCAATTACCTGCCCGGCGACCTGCCCGCAATGGAGGGTTTTGCGGCCGCCGAGCGGCACTTCTCGGTCGCCACGATGAATCCGGAACTGTTGCTCGTTGAGACAGACCACGACGTGCGCAACCCGGCCGACTTCCTCGTCATCGACAAGATCGCGAAGGCGATCTTCCGCGTGGAGGGGGTCGGCAGCGTCCAGGCGATCACCCGCCCCCAGGGCAAACCGCTGGAGAACACCACCATTCCGGCACAGATGAGCCTCGGCGGGGTGATGCAGACGATGACCCGGCCGTACCTGCAGGGAATGGCGGAGACCATGCTGACGCAGGCCGGCGAGACGCAGAAGTCCATCGACACGATGACCGAGATGATCGGGTTGATGAAGGAGATGAGCGCGACGACGCACGACCTGGTCGGCAAGTCCAAGGAGCTGTCCGTCAAGATCGCCGAATTGCGGGACAGCATCTCCAATTTCGACGATTTCTTCCGCCCGGTCCGCAACTACTTGTACTGGGAACCGCACTGCTACAACATCCCGCTGTGCTGGTCGATGCGATCGGTCTTCGACGCTCTGGACGGCGTCAACACCATGACCGACGATTTCCAGGCCATCATCCCGAATCTGGAACGGCTCGACGCGCTGCTGCCGCAGCTCCTCGAGCTCATGCCGCAGACGGTCCAGACCTTGGAGACCTCGCGCTCGATGATCCTGTCGATGCACTCCACCCAGTCGGGCCTGTTGGAACAGCAGGCCGCGATGGACGTGAACTCGACGGCGATGGCCGACGCGTTCAACGAGGCGATGAACGACGACACCTTCTATCTGCCGCCGGACATCTTCGAGAACGAGGACTTCAAGCGCGGTATGGAGAGCTTCATCTCCCCCAACGGCCGAGCGATCCGGTTCATCGTCTCCCATGAGGGCGACCCGCTGACGGTGGAGGGCATCGACCGCATCGACGCCATCAAGACGGCGGCCAAGGAGGCCGTCAAGGGCACGCCCCTGGAGGGGTCGCGGATCTACATCGGCGGCACCGCCGCGGCGTTCAAAGACATGCAGGAAGGCAACAACTGGGATCTGCTGATCGCCGGAATCGCCGCGCTGTCACTGATTTTCATCATCATGCTGATCCTGACCCGCAGCCTGGTCGCGGCTGCGGTGATCGTGGGCACCGTGGTGCTCTCGCTCGGCGCGTCGTTCGGATTGTCGGTGCTGGTGTGGCAGCACCTCGTCGGCATCGAACTGCACTTCATGGTGATGGCGATGGCCGTCATCATCCTGCTGGCGGTCGGCGCGGACTACAACCTGCTACTGGTGGCGCGCTTGAAGGAGGAGATCGGCGCGGGCATCAACACCGGGATCATCCGCGCGATGGGCGGCACCGGTTCGGTGGTGACCGCCGCTGGTCTGGTGTTCGCGTTCACGATGATGTCGATGGTGGTCAGCGAGCTGACCGTGGCCGCGCAGATCGGCACGACCATCGGCCTCGGCCTGATCTTCGACACGCTGGTGATCCGGGCGTTCATGACACCGTCGATCGCGGCGCTGCTGGGCAGCTGGTTCTGGTGGCCGCAACGGGTGCGCCAGCGGCCCGCGACGTCGGGATCGCTGGTCCGGCGCTAG
- a CDS encoding serine/threonine-protein kinase codes for MASPHGGSRLGTRFGPYELRSLIGVGGMGEVYRAYDTVKGRTVALKLLRAEMAADPSFQERFRRESRMAARLQEPHVIPVHDFGDIGGVLYIDMRLVEGASLKDVLSANGPLDAKRAASIIAQVGAALDAAHADGLVHRDVKPENVLLNPDDFAYLVDFGIAHTGGDPGVTSTGMIVGSSAYMAPERFSGVPVGPPADVYSLTCLLYECLTARPPFEATDLGQLMSAHMFAPPPRPSIMRRGISRAFDDVIARGMAKQPGDRFPTAGELAKAATAAAMVPAAPAGAVSAPQPGGTRQFSSVYPNPAATGFTPYPPPAPRPAARPVAKAPAKKNTAQVVLIASIIVLFGVAAVLAAILAFGNQDTAPTARTTLTPTTAPYDESVPTTTRSTTPSTTTTPSTTTTTPSTSSTAPVGVSGADGQGFVGHYARCDSGGSPAAMVRTAHSLAIVCRNDDDGYYYRGERLSDGATIQLEDATPAGGGYDVVDPSGGSRYEVRPDRLTIVSNGRADTSERVLEYYAG; via the coding sequence ATGGCCAGCCCGCACGGCGGCTCGCGTCTCGGTACCCGGTTCGGCCCGTACGAACTTCGGTCCCTGATCGGAGTCGGGGGGATGGGCGAGGTGTACCGCGCCTACGACACGGTCAAGGGCCGGACGGTCGCGCTGAAACTGCTGCGCGCCGAGATGGCGGCCGACCCGAGTTTCCAGGAACGCTTCCGCCGCGAGTCACGGATGGCGGCGCGCCTGCAGGAACCGCACGTCATCCCCGTCCACGACTTCGGCGACATCGGCGGCGTCCTCTACATCGACATGCGTCTGGTCGAGGGCGCAAGCCTCAAGGACGTCCTTTCCGCCAACGGCCCACTCGATGCGAAACGGGCGGCGTCGATCATCGCCCAGGTCGGGGCGGCGCTCGACGCCGCGCACGCCGACGGGCTGGTGCACCGCGACGTCAAACCCGAGAACGTCCTGCTCAACCCTGACGACTTCGCCTACCTCGTCGACTTCGGGATCGCCCACACCGGCGGGGACCCCGGCGTCACGTCGACCGGGATGATCGTCGGATCGTCGGCGTACATGGCACCGGAGAGGTTCAGCGGCGTACCGGTCGGCCCGCCGGCCGACGTCTACTCGCTGACCTGCCTGCTCTACGAATGCCTCACCGCTAGACCGCCCTTCGAAGCCACCGACCTGGGCCAGCTCATGAGCGCCCACATGTTCGCCCCGCCGCCACGGCCGAGCATCATGCGACGCGGGATCAGCCGCGCGTTCGACGACGTCATCGCCCGCGGGATGGCCAAGCAGCCGGGGGACAGGTTTCCCACGGCTGGTGAGCTGGCCAAGGCGGCGACCGCGGCGGCGATGGTGCCCGCCGCACCCGCCGGCGCGGTGAGCGCGCCGCAGCCGGGCGGCACCCGGCAGTTCTCGTCGGTGTATCCGAACCCGGCGGCCACCGGTTTCACGCCGTACCCGCCGCCCGCGCCGCGGCCCGCGGCCCGGCCCGTGGCCAAAGCGCCGGCCAAGAAGAACACCGCGCAGGTGGTGCTGATCGCCTCGATCATCGTGCTGTTCGGGGTGGCCGCCGTACTGGCCGCCATCCTGGCCTTCGGCAACCAGGACACCGCGCCGACCGCCCGCACGACGTTGACGCCCACCACCGCGCCGTATGACGAGAGCGTCCCGACCACGACACGCTCGACCACGCCGTCCACCACGACGACGCCTTCGACCACGACGACCACACCCTCTACCTCGTCGACCGCCCCGGTGGGTGTGTCCGGCGCCGACGGGCAGGGTTTCGTCGGCCATTACGCCCGCTGCGATTCGGGCGGCTCTCCGGCGGCGATGGTGCGCACCGCGCATTCGCTGGCGATCGTGTGCCGTAACGACGACGACGGCTACTACTACCGCGGTGAGCGGCTCAGCGACGGCGCCACGATCCAGCTGGAGGACGCGACTCCGGCCGGCGGTGGCTACGACGTGGTGGATCCGTCCGGGGGATCCCGTTACGAAGTTCGGCCCGACCGGCTCACCATCGTGAGCAACGGCCGGGCCGATACTTCAGAACGCGTTCTGGAGTACTACGCGGGCTAG